In Streptomyces nojiriensis, one genomic interval encodes:
- a CDS encoding MarR family winged helix-turn-helix transcriptional regulator — protein MPSTSANSDLPAAPDAPAGAGLLDALQHQVAVFARRAEQTRLGGVGQARNSMDRAAYLLLNRLDLEGPMGVKALAGGMGIDSSTVTRQVAPLVDSGLVKRTSHPEDGRAVVLALSPRGLARLDEVRSSRRELMARVTEGWSEGERESFTGLLTRFNLSLSELMAAVAEAGPAS, from the coding sequence ATGCCTTCCACCTCGGCCAATTCCGATCTGCCCGCGGCGCCGGACGCGCCCGCCGGAGCCGGTCTCCTCGACGCGCTCCAGCACCAGGTGGCGGTCTTCGCCCGCCGTGCCGAGCAGACCCGTCTGGGCGGTGTGGGCCAGGCCCGCAACTCGATGGACCGCGCCGCCTACCTGCTGCTGAACCGGCTCGACCTGGAGGGCCCGATGGGCGTGAAGGCGCTCGCCGGCGGCATGGGGATCGACTCCTCCACGGTGACCCGGCAGGTCGCGCCGCTGGTCGACAGCGGTCTGGTCAAGCGGACCTCGCACCCCGAGGACGGGCGGGCCGTGGTGCTCGCGCTGTCCCCGCGAGGACTGGCCCGGCTGGACGAGGTCCGCTCCTCGCGGCGCGAGCTGATGGCCCGGGTGACGGAGGGCTGGAGCGAGGGCGAGCGGGAATCCTTCACCGGTCTGCTGACGCGCTTCAACCTGTCGCTGTCGGAGCTCATGGCGGCCGTGGCCGAAGCCGGTCCCGCCTCCTGA
- a CDS encoding cystathionine gamma-synthase, giving the protein MSDDSHEHQSFETRAIHAGNTADPLTGAVVPPIYQVSTYKQDGVGGLRGGYEYSRSANPTRTALEENLAALEGGRRGLAFASGLAAEDCLLRTLLAPGDHVVIPNDAYGGTFRLFAKVVSRWGVEWSVADTSDPESVRAALTPKTKVIWVETPSNPLLGITDIAVVADIARSAGAKLVVDNTFASPYLQQPLALGADVVVHSLTKYMGGHSDVVGGALVAADAALGEELAYHQNAMGAVAGPFDSWVVLRGIKTLAVRMDRHAENAGKIVELLKRHPKVTKVLYPGLPEHPGHEVAAKQMRNFGGMISFQVAGGEEEAVAVCGRTKIFTLAESLGGVESLIEHPGRMTHASVAGSALEVPADLIRLSVGIENADDLVADLTQALG; this is encoded by the coding sequence ATGAGCGACGACAGCCACGAGCACCAGAGCTTCGAGACCCGCGCGATCCACGCGGGCAACACGGCGGACCCGCTGACCGGCGCGGTCGTACCCCCGATCTACCAGGTTTCCACCTACAAGCAGGACGGCGTCGGAGGGCTCCGCGGCGGCTACGAGTACAGCCGCAGCGCCAACCCGACCCGGACCGCGCTGGAGGAGAACCTCGCGGCCCTGGAAGGCGGCCGTCGCGGTCTCGCCTTCGCGTCCGGACTCGCCGCCGAGGACTGCCTGCTGCGTACGCTGCTCGCCCCGGGCGACCACGTGGTCATCCCGAACGACGCGTACGGCGGAACCTTCCGCCTCTTCGCGAAGGTCGTCTCCCGCTGGGGCGTGGAGTGGTCGGTGGCCGACACCTCCGACCCCGAGTCGGTACGGGCGGCCCTCACCCCGAAGACGAAGGTCATCTGGGTCGAGACCCCCTCCAACCCGCTGCTCGGCATCACGGACATCGCCGTGGTCGCGGACATCGCGCGCTCGGCCGGCGCCAAGCTGGTCGTGGACAACACCTTCGCCTCGCCGTACCTCCAGCAGCCCCTGGCGCTGGGTGCGGACGTGGTCGTGCACTCGCTGACCAAGTACATGGGCGGGCACTCCGACGTGGTCGGCGGCGCGCTGGTCGCCGCGGACGCGGCGCTGGGCGAGGAGCTGGCCTACCACCAGAACGCGATGGGCGCGGTGGCCGGTCCGTTCGACTCGTGGGTCGTCCTGCGGGGCATCAAGACCCTGGCCGTGCGCATGGACCGGCACGCGGAGAACGCGGGCAAGATCGTCGAGCTGCTCAAGCGGCACCCGAAGGTCACCAAGGTCCTCTACCCGGGCCTGCCCGAGCACCCGGGCCACGAGGTCGCGGCCAAGCAGATGCGCAACTTCGGCGGCATGATCTCCTTCCAGGTCGCCGGCGGCGAGGAAGAGGCGGTCGCGGTCTGCGGCCGCACCAAGATCTTCACGCTGGCCGAGTCCCTGGGCGGCGTCGAGTCCCTGATCGAGCACCCGGGCCGTATGACGCACGCGTCGGTGGCCGGCTCGGCGCTGGAGGTCCCGGCGGACCTGATCCGCCTGTCGGTGGGCATCGAGAACGCCGACGACCTCGTGGCGGACCTGACCCAGGCCCTGGGCTAA
- a CDS encoding sigma factor-like helix-turn-helix DNA-binding protein yields MRVVDQQAGSYAEFEAFVAGAAGRLLHVALLLTGEPDSARRLLAGALARTYANWRRLRGDDPYDFTRQELCTAFARTGWRHHGGAGVLARLSPPERLVLVLRLYEGVAEEVAAAQLGMPVERVRVLCNRAVAALRGRGAA; encoded by the coding sequence ATGCGGGTGGTTGATCAACAGGCGGGCTCCTACGCGGAGTTCGAAGCCTTCGTGGCGGGCGCGGCCGGGCGCCTGCTGCATGTCGCGCTCCTGCTGACCGGTGAACCGGACTCGGCCCGGCGGCTGCTGGCGGGCGCGCTGGCCCGTACGTACGCGAACTGGCGGCGCCTGCGCGGGGACGATCCGTACGATTTCACCCGCCAGGAGCTGTGCACGGCCTTCGCCCGGACCGGCTGGCGCCATCACGGTGGCGCCGGGGTGCTGGCGCGGCTGAGCCCGCCGGAGCGGCTCGTCCTCGTCCTGCGGCTCTACGAAGGGGTCGCGGAGGAGGTCGCGGCGGCACAGCTCGGGATGCCGGTGGAGCGGGTACGGGTGCTGTGCAATCGGGCCGTGGCCGCGCTGAGGGGCCGGGGGGCGGCGTGA